Below is a genomic region from Gasterosteus aculeatus chromosome 2, fGasAcu3.hap1.1, whole genome shotgun sequence.
AAGCTCTGAACCCAAAAGCTGTTAGCAAGCACCACTACCAATCAAGACATGCAAAgttagaaaaatgaatgaatcgcGTGGGGTTAGTGTGTTTATTGATGTTGTTTTGAACGGTTTGAGAAAGCGATCGTTTGTTTTAGTATTTTATTCCAATTTTAGGTAAATTTACCACAGCTGAGGTTAGAGGAATAAACATTGGTTTCACATTAGACTTTGCAATCAATTCATATTATCAAATTTTTAATACGAATTTTAGTTTAGACATGAATGAGTTTTTACCTTAATGAATACATAccagtgtaatgtaatgttccaACTGGCCAAATAGTCAGTTTTGGCTTCTTTCTAAAGTTGTGTCCCGTTCAAAGGGCAGTACCACGTCCCTGCTCGTCACATCAGGGCAACCAGTCAGACAGTTTCTGCACCATGCGCATCGTCTCCTCCCGAGCTCCAGTAACTCTTGTCGAAACTTCCGGGACATGAACCCGTATAGTACAGGGTTCACCACTGCCACGGAGGACGCCAACAGTCTGGCCAGGATTGCAATAGTTTTGTGTCCAGGTGAGCCGATCACGGTTCCTCCGATGAAGGAGAACATGAGTGCATAGGAGGGCAGCCAGAGCAGAGTGAAGACCAGGACCAGGAGGGCTGAAGTGTGAGTGACCTGGCTCTGGTAGCGCTCCAgctggggagcgttccccagcagTCGTGCATGTCGGAGGAAACAGTAGATCTTGGCGTACATTAGCACAATGATACTCAGGGGTAGCGCGAAGCCAAACAGGAAGAGGGCAATGCCGTAGACCAGCTGGCTGAAGTCGGACAGGAAGGCGAAGCAGTACACCGCGCTGGAGGCGGTGACCGTGCGGAAGGCAAACTGCGGCGCCGCCAAGCCCGAGGCGGGGATCCAGAGTAGAGCTACCGTCAGCTTAACGCGTCGGTGCATTCTCGACCGGTACGCCCAGGTGGGGTGCACCACCGTGAGGTAACGCGTCACTGCCAAAGCTGCCAGGGTGAAGACTGAGGCGGCAGAGCAGGCCACGCCCAGGAAGCTGATGGCCTTGCACATGAAGCCGCCGAAAGGCCAGAAGCCCAGGGTGATGGCAGAGGTGTGGAAAggcaggtggagcagcagcagcaggtctgcGGCACTCAGGCTCAGCAGCAGGGTGTCTGTGCCATGGGGCGGTTGACTTTTCTTCCGCCTCCTGCCTGTAAGAATGATGATGACCAGGGTTTGACCCAGCAAACCAGTCACCAGAATCAGTCCGTCCAGGATGGGAACAAAAGCCCTGATGGAAGACTCATCGGCAGCGTCCATTTGCTCAACGCTGCTGCCGTTTACTTGCTGAATCAAAGTATCCATGCATTCACAGTAGAAATCTATTGAGTAATTAATCTAATGGCCTGTAAATGTTAACCATCAGAGCAGCATGTTCCCGTTGTGTCTGGGTGAAGCATCTCTTTGCTCCAGTTCATGTCTTAAATTGTATTAATCATATGTATGACCACACTCCATTAAGTCAGCCTGTGCTCTCATGATGACAGTTATTAGTAGTGAACGTCACACTGGTCAGTTGACTTTGTCTTCAAAAAAGTTTACAATCCTCAAGTGCCCAAAGAGAGTCAAGTTGTAACGTCCTCCTGCTCTGGTTGAATCCTAAATGTGACATATGTCCCTCCAATTGTGTCCCCTTAACTGTTTTCCCTCTTATTGGAAGAATTATAACTACCCATTGTTAACCAGTTTGActccaaaaaaaacagttatACATGACCTTTCAGAGCAGTGGACTTTCCATCGCTGCATCAGCATGTCCTTCATAATccaaggaaaaagaaaaagcggaGAGAAGTCAGTGCAGCAATTACTCTCTGACTATGGATTTCTTGAAACCAGTCGACAATTAATCCCAGTGGTTGCTAACTGACATTCCACTTTAAAAGCAGTCAATGCTACTTGATGCTAAGTGGCGACCGCGACAGGAGGCATCTTGTGCATTTTGAAGCTCAGGGAGAGACGAGCAATCTTGTCGGTGTCCCCAGCAGAAGAGTTACTGAACGATTCACATGACTCCAATCGTTGAAGCAATAAATGATCATAAAAtgaacagtaaaaaaaagataagtaTTTCTCGGTCACTTTGATCGCTTCACTTCTCCTGAAACGGTCAAAGAGACTTTTTTTACCACTGTTTGCACAGTGACCTGAGGCTGAGCTGATGTCGGAAAGGGGAGGGGAGACTGAGGTTTTTCTCATAACATAATACCAGCTCGGACATACTGTTTTTATTAGTTTGTGATATTTCCTCTTAtagctctttttttctgtttagctCAGACCTGATTGTTGTAGACGAAAAACACACTTTGTTTGCTTGACTTTGTATTTGACCCACAGCAGGTTGTTTAGTTGCATTTATTTTGGTTCACACGgttttacaaaacatttcaCAGTGAGCTTGATTATGGCACCTCGTCACTCATTTGAAAGAGCTATTGAATGACTTTCAACAAAGGGCAAACAGTCGAGTGGAGTGTTCAGGTTTTTATTGTTCTCGATAAGTGGTCATAAAAATGGTTGCTAGGTGACCAAGAACAGATGGATGCACATTTTGGATCCCTTGAGGCTGCAGTACACTGTCTCCCATGAAGTTGTGcgtcatgtacatgtacacagttgacctactattactactactgtATGTACTATGAGTGGAGGGTAGCAGGACAAAAGGACAATGGCAAACAAGTTGATCATTGATTTTAGTTATTTAATTTTTCTACCCTGGCCCATGTTCCTTAAGTGACTCAAGCTGTTCAGCGACAGTTTTCTCCCTAGAAGTAGAAGTCTGCATGAATGATCTGTATTTGTATGTGCAGCCAGCCAGCCATGAAATAACAGGATGATCAGACGCTTTAAACTCGCTCCAGAAACAGCTGGTGTGTCACATTCTCTGCTCTGTATGGTGCCACCATCATTACACATTCTTtatcacttttctttttaaccttttatttttaatactaAAACTATAACAAGGTTTAATGATTTCTTGAATCCTCACTGAAGTTCGTCATTAAAGTTCCCAATAACAGTCAATGCTATTTATTACAATTAAAGACGTCTTCCTTCTTTGCTCTACAGACGTGGGGTCAGTTGAGGGCCTGGCCTACCACCGTGGTTGGGATACGCTCTACTGGACCAGTTACACAACCTCAACCATCACTCGCCACACTGTGGACCAGAGCCGCTCTGTGGCCTACAATCGCAACACTGTGGTCACCATGTCTGGGGAGGACCACCCCCGAGCCTTTGTGCTGGACGAGTGTCAGGAGTGAGTCATCGATATCAAAACTCATGCGCTGTCAGAGCCCGGTTCCCCCTTTTAGTTTCTTTTGAACACTAGATCCATCTTTAGTTCAGCTAAATGCGACATTTAAATCCGGCACATTTTTAAGAGCGCCCACTGTGCATCAATATGCTTTTCCCGTGTTTCCTCCCACGACAGTATTATGTTCTGGACCAACTGGAATGAGCAGGCTCCGAGCATCATGAGGGCCTCTTTGAATGGCGCCAACGTGCTCGCAATCATCGGTAGTAACATTAAAACTCCCAACGGATTGGCCATAGATCACCGCGCCGAGAAACTCTACTTCTCCGACGCTACGCTGGACAAGATCGAACGCTGCGAATATGATGGAAGCAGCCGTTACGTAAGAACCTCCTTTTACGCTTCCCTCTGGCTGCATCGAGGCCGTTGACAGTTGTGTGAAACGATGCGTGAATATTCCCGCTTCAGGTCTTGTTGAAGAATGAGCCTGTGCATCCGTTCGGCCTGGCCGTGTATGGAGACTACATCTTCTGGACTGACTGGGTGAGGAGGGCCGTCCTCAGGGCCGACAAATACACCGGAAGCGACATGAAAGTGCTGCGCGCCGACATCCCTCAGCAGCCAATGGGCATTGTGGCTGTGGCTAATGACACCAACAGCTGTAAGTATTCATCACCGAGCTGGCTGTAAAGTTTGTGTAGGTTGCTCCTCTCGAATACACGATTACATAGTTTTCAGTCCAAGGTAGTGGCGATTACGGTTGTCCTTGTCAGTCCGCACCTTTTGGATCGGACTGAAATACAACAAGCATGCCAAATACCTGCATATTCCCCTCAGCCCtttagcatgctaacaagctaaagtaaGCATTCAGCCTCACCAGGGCACTATTATGAGTAGTCTTGTTATCTTTTACAATGAATTTTGTTATTAAGTTATGGTCCAAGTTACTTTGTGCACACtgcatttgattatttttatatgtgtgtgtatatataatatcataTTGTGTTGGTTTTCTGCTCATATTTTCTCCACAAGGACACGTAACTAACTAACCCTCCTGCGTTATATCTTCCTCAGGTGAGTTTTCTCCTTGTCGATCAAATAACGGAGGT
It encodes:
- the LOC120829118 gene encoding galanin receptor type 1; the encoded protein is MDTLIQQVNGSSVEQMDAADESSIRAFVPILDGLILVTGLLGQTLVIIILTGRRRKKSQPPHGTDTLLLSLSAADLLLLLHLPFHTSAITLGFWPFGGFMCKAISFLGVACSAASVFTLAALAVTRYLTVVHPTWAYRSRMHRRVKLTVALLWIPASGLAAPQFAFRTVTASSAVYCFAFLSDFSQLVYGIALFLFGFALPLSIIVLMYAKIYCFLRHARLLGNAPQLERYQSQVTHTSALLVLVFTLLWLPSYALMFSFIGGTVIGSPGHKTIAILARLLASSVAVVNPVLYGFMSRKFRQELLELGRRRCAWCRNCLTGCPDVTSRDVVLPFERDTTLERSQN